The proteins below come from a single Chryseobacterium nepalense genomic window:
- the rnhA gene encoding ribonuclease HI, translating into MRIEIYTDGACSGNPGKGGYGILMRVPEKNYQKTFSKGFRKTTNNRMELLAVITALEKLKSPENDIHVYTDSKYVADAINQNWLAGWIKRGWKNVKNPDLWQKFVVLYNLHKPKMHWIKGHAGHFENELCDKLAVTAAASADLAIDTYFENMEKNSLF; encoded by the coding sequence ATGAGAATTGAAATATACACCGACGGCGCATGCAGCGGAAATCCCGGAAAAGGCGGGTATGGAATTCTCATGCGGGTCCCCGAAAAAAACTACCAGAAAACATTCTCAAAAGGTTTCAGGAAAACTACCAACAACAGAATGGAACTTCTCGCCGTAATTACTGCTCTGGAAAAACTGAAATCTCCTGAAAATGACATTCATGTTTATACCGACAGCAAGTATGTTGCCGATGCCATCAATCAGAACTGGCTTGCCGGATGGATCAAAAGAGGCTGGAAAAATGTAAAAAATCCTGATCTTTGGCAAAAATTTGTGGTATTGTACAATCTTCATAAGCCAAAAATGCACTGGATTAAAGGCCATGCCGGCCATTTTGAGAATGAACTATGCGATAAACTTGCCGTAACTGCCGCAGCATCAGCAGATTTAGCCATTGACACTTACTTTGAAAATATGGAAAAGAATTCTCTTTTTTAA
- the dnaB gene encoding replicative DNA helicase, giving the protein MAQKETLSSLTNGNFAKELSIADGKMPPNALDFERLVIGTFLIDKKGLDHSIDLLTPEVFYDPRHQVIFSTILKLYEGNQPVDLMTIIQDLKKEGRLNLAGGDSYIIDLTMGVSSSAHIEYHVRVILEKYILRSLINVSANVIDAAYKESTDVFELLDKAEQSFFEITNGTIKKGFDTANSLVKQAIDTIKSLKDKEGLSGVPSGFRDVDKETGGWQNSDLIIIAARPAMGKTAFLLSMARNIAVGHKIPMALFSLEMASVQLITRMIASETRISSEKLRKGTLDDEEWQRLFSNVSELENAPLYIDETPSLSIFDFRAKCRRLVMQHGVRLIMVDYLQLMTAGGGGKGTGNREQEISMISRSLKAIAKELNVPVIALSQLSRSVETRPGKRPQLSDLRESGAIEQDADIVSFIFRPEYYKITVWDNDEEGQETSTENQAELIIAKHRNGATADVRLSFLKHFAKFGDIEAAFDGGMGGGYPSNFGSAEPSGFDKIKTTIQPGAAFDLPNNSQVSGSSMNDFDDDDDFPF; this is encoded by the coding sequence ATGGCGCAGAAAGAAACATTATCTTCATTGACGAACGGAAACTTTGCAAAAGAACTCTCCATTGCTGACGGAAAAATGCCGCCAAATGCTCTGGATTTCGAAAGACTGGTTATCGGAACCTTTTTAATTGACAAAAAGGGTCTGGACCATTCTATTGATTTACTTACACCGGAAGTTTTTTATGATCCGAGACATCAGGTAATTTTTTCTACCATTTTAAAACTTTACGAAGGAAACCAGCCGGTTGACTTAATGACCATCATACAGGATCTGAAGAAGGAAGGCAGATTGAATCTTGCCGGCGGAGACAGCTATATCATTGATCTTACGATGGGAGTAAGTTCGTCTGCACATATCGAATATCATGTTCGTGTTATTCTCGAAAAATATATTTTACGAAGTTTAATTAATGTATCGGCGAACGTTATTGATGCCGCCTATAAAGAATCAACCGACGTTTTTGAATTGTTGGATAAAGCCGAACAGTCATTTTTCGAGATCACCAACGGAACGATCAAAAAAGGGTTTGATACCGCTAATTCATTAGTAAAGCAGGCCATTGACACCATTAAATCTTTAAAAGACAAAGAAGGTCTTTCTGGGGTACCTTCAGGATTCCGTGATGTGGATAAAGAAACCGGAGGATGGCAGAATTCCGACCTTATCATTATTGCGGCACGTCCGGCAATGGGAAAAACCGCATTTCTTCTTTCCATGGCAAGAAATATCGCTGTAGGACACAAAATTCCGATGGCTCTGTTTTCCCTTGAGATGGCTTCCGTACAGCTTATCACGAGGATGATTGCGTCCGAAACAAGAATTTCTTCCGAAAAATTAAGAAAAGGAACACTGGACGATGAAGAATGGCAAAGACTGTTCTCCAATGTATCAGAACTTGAAAATGCTCCGCTCTATATTGATGAAACTCCTTCTCTTTCTATCTTTGACTTCCGTGCAAAATGCCGTAGATTGGTAATGCAGCATGGTGTACGATTGATTATGGTCGATTATCTTCAGCTGATGACAGCCGGTGGCGGCGGAAAAGGAACCGGAAACCGTGAACAGGAAATTTCCATGATCTCAAGATCACTGAAAGCCATCGCAAAAGAACTTAATGTTCCTGTTATTGCTCTTTCGCAGCTTTCGCGTAGTGTGGAAACACGTCCCGGAAAAAGACCCCAGCTTTCCGACCTTAGGGAATCCGGAGCAATCGAGCAGGATGCGGATATCGTATCCTTTATCTTCAGACCGGAGTATTATAAAATCACCGTTTGGGATAATGATGAAGAAGGCCAGGAAACCTCAACGGAAAACCAGGCAGAGCTTATTATCGCCAAGCACAGGAACGGCGCAACTGCCGATGTTCGCTTATCCTTCCTGAAACATTTTGCTAAATTCGGGGATATTGAAGCAGCTTTTGATGGCGGAATGGGTGGCGGATACCCTTCTAATTTTGGGTCTGCCGAACCAAGTGGCTTTGATAAGATTAAAACAACCATACAGCCCGGAGCAGCATTTGATCTTCCGAATAATTCCCAGGTATCAGGATCTTCTATGAATGATTTTGATGATGACGATGATTTTCCTTTTTAA